A genomic region of Mesorhizobium sp. NZP2077 contains the following coding sequences:
- the cpaB gene encoding Flp pilus assembly protein CpaB, which yields MRGKAITMIGIAAVFGAISIFAADFWVKSQAKADAGEKTASIPAPAAPRIEFKTIVVANAPLRYGMELDRAKLSEIPWPQDSLPQGAFPTIDGLLGEGSRVVLSPIDVNEPVLLTKLSGPNGRATLSNMMTPGMRAVTIRTDEIAGVGGFVTPGDRVDVVLTRDAGEIQEVAKNAQGAAGSTITSEIVVADAKVLSVGQGADVRQTTPQVTNSVTIEVTTEGAQKVALARTVGTLSLSLRSASEGGDGKNGVTTISSFGGSVAAKAQAAAGSLFDAMTKEPEKPKFKTVIVTRGTKAEEYQVPARDQK from the coding sequence GTGAGGGGCAAGGCCATAACGATGATCGGCATCGCCGCCGTTTTCGGCGCGATCTCGATCTTTGCCGCGGATTTCTGGGTCAAGAGCCAGGCCAAGGCTGATGCCGGTGAGAAAACGGCGTCGATACCCGCTCCCGCCGCGCCCAGGATCGAGTTCAAGACCATCGTGGTGGCCAACGCGCCGTTGCGCTACGGCATGGAACTCGACCGCGCCAAGCTCAGTGAAATCCCGTGGCCGCAGGATTCCCTCCCGCAAGGTGCCTTTCCCACCATCGATGGGTTGCTGGGCGAAGGCAGCCGCGTCGTGCTGTCGCCGATCGATGTCAACGAACCGGTGCTGCTGACCAAGCTGTCGGGGCCGAACGGCCGCGCGACGCTCTCCAACATGATGACGCCCGGAATGCGGGCGGTCACCATCCGCACCGACGAGATCGCCGGTGTCGGCGGCTTTGTCACGCCGGGTGACCGCGTCGATGTCGTGCTGACGCGCGATGCCGGCGAAATCCAGGAAGTGGCCAAGAACGCGCAAGGTGCGGCCGGTTCGACCATCACCTCCGAAATCGTCGTCGCCGATGCCAAGGTGCTGAGTGTCGGCCAGGGTGCCGACGTGCGCCAGACGACGCCTCAGGTGACCAATTCCGTGACCATCGAGGTCACGACCGAGGGCGCGCAGAAAGTGGCGCTTGCCCGCACCGTCGGCACGTTGTCGCTGTCGCTGCGCTCCGCCAGCGAAGGCGGCGACGGCAAGAACGGCGTCACCACCATCTCTTCGTTCGGCGGATCGGTGGCGGCCAAGGCTCAGGCAGCGGCCGGCTCGCTGTTCGATGCGATGACAAAGGAGCCGGAGAAGCCGAAATTCAAGACGGTCATCGTGACGCGCGGCACGAAGGCCGAGGAATACCAGGTTCCTGCGCGCGACCAGAAGTGA
- a CDS encoding type II and III secretion system protein family protein, which translates to MLMRTQYRMTGRLRFGRTLAMAVALAASGILALSGAAKADNDIVYVSATKNASIKVAKGKPKTIITSAAFYQIVIGDPEIANVNPLTDKSFYVLGNNLGTTGIALFDEKKQLVGTVDIEVTLDTDQLASTIRASVPDAKIKVGSANGRVVLSGEADDAVAAEKANQIATRFSGKEDVINSVNISSSQQVQLNVRFVEINRQAGQDLGAKYSANFAYGFGGRDVTIDPGTVAAAGTGEIIGRLLSNGLSIDVAVKALEERGLARMLAEPNLIARSGETASFLAGGEFPIPVSEDNGKISVSYKKYGVSLDFTPTVLKDGLVSLDIAPEVSSIDASASYNIGNISVPGFTVRRAKTSVDLKNGQSFMIAGLLQSQNDITTSRIPGLGKMPVLGSLFSSKSYQRRETDLVILVTPYLVKPVDPSKKMAVPTDGSQPASNVDYFLNNTEEVKASDTGRALAMADGNAARTAPATTVGHFLDLPKD; encoded by the coding sequence ATGTTGATGCGTACCCAATATCGAATGACGGGCCGGTTGCGCTTCGGGCGCACCCTGGCGATGGCGGTTGCACTGGCTGCGAGCGGCATTCTCGCTCTGTCCGGGGCGGCCAAGGCGGATAATGACATCGTCTATGTCTCGGCGACCAAGAATGCGTCGATCAAGGTCGCCAAGGGCAAGCCGAAGACGATCATAACGAGTGCCGCCTTCTACCAGATCGTCATCGGCGATCCGGAGATCGCCAACGTCAATCCACTGACCGACAAATCCTTTTATGTGCTGGGCAACAATCTCGGCACCACCGGCATAGCCCTGTTCGACGAGAAAAAGCAGCTTGTCGGCACCGTGGACATCGAGGTGACACTCGACACGGATCAACTGGCCAGCACGATCCGCGCCAGCGTGCCGGACGCCAAGATCAAGGTCGGTTCGGCCAATGGCCGTGTCGTGCTGTCGGGCGAGGCCGATGACGCGGTCGCCGCCGAGAAGGCGAACCAGATCGCGACGCGTTTTTCCGGCAAGGAAGATGTGATCAATTCGGTCAACATCTCGTCGTCGCAGCAGGTCCAGCTCAATGTCCGCTTTGTCGAGATCAACCGGCAGGCGGGTCAGGATCTGGGTGCAAAATACAGCGCCAATTTCGCCTATGGCTTTGGCGGGCGCGATGTCACCATCGATCCAGGCACCGTCGCGGCGGCCGGAACCGGCGAGATCATCGGCCGGCTGCTGTCCAATGGCCTCTCGATCGACGTCGCCGTCAAGGCGCTGGAGGAGCGCGGCCTTGCCCGCATGCTGGCCGAGCCCAACCTGATCGCCCGCTCCGGCGAGACCGCGAGCTTCCTCGCCGGCGGCGAATTCCCGATCCCGGTTTCGGAGGACAATGGCAAGATCTCCGTTAGCTACAAGAAATATGGCGTCAGCCTGGACTTCACGCCGACAGTGCTCAAGGACGGGCTGGTCAGCCTCGACATCGCGCCGGAAGTCTCATCGATCGATGCGTCGGCGTCCTACAACATCGGCAACATCTCGGTGCCGGGATTCACCGTGCGCCGTGCCAAGACCTCGGTCGACCTGAAGAACGGCCAGAGCTTCATGATCGCAGGACTGCTGCAGTCGCAAAACGACATCACCACGTCGCGCATTCCCGGCCTCGGCAAGATGCCGGTGCTCGGATCGCTGTTCTCGTCGAAATCCTACCAGCGGCGCGAAACCGACCTGGTCATCCTCGTCACGCCCTATCTGGTCAAGCCGGTCGATCCGTCGAAGAAAATGGCCGTGCCGACAGATGGTTCGCAGCCGGCCAGCAATGTCGACTATTTCCTCAACAACACCGAGGAAGTGAAGGCGTCGGACACCGGTCGCGCGCTGGCGATGGCCGATGGCAACGCCGCACGGACCGCCCCCGCCACCACGGTCGGGCATTTCCTCGACCTG